From a single Eleginops maclovinus isolate JMC-PN-2008 ecotype Puerto Natales chromosome 20, JC_Emac_rtc_rv5, whole genome shotgun sequence genomic region:
- the LOC134883386 gene encoding potassium channel subfamily K member 15-like — translation MKPQNIRTLSLIFSIVFYLLLGAAVFDALESDSEVSRKKALEQKLNELKRKYGFTAEDYRDIERVVLQSEPHRAGRQWKFAGSFYFAITVITTIGYGHAAPRTDAGKAFCMFYAVLGIPLTLVMFQSLGERINTFVRFLLRRAKQGLGFQQTDVSMGNMVLVGLLSCMSTLCVGAAAFSHFEDWTFFNAYYYCFITLTTIGFGDFVALQKTDALQKRPRYVAFSFVYILVGLTVIGAFLNLVVLRFLTVSTGEHDVKPESREEEMPQEVPEAETADISYRDGHNSLCNLSLPMQGGTSCMNLLPCPAEECRLVFPEQKKLSEHSRLRALLSCICCDFYDLPSLPHPDEVGGHSNPVFYNSISYRVEQASCSSCITSSPASPSSEALCTGKNNPHTRRKSL, via the exons ATGAAGCCGCAGAACATCAGGACCCTCTCTCTCATCTTCTCCATAGTTTTCTACCTGCTCCTGGGAGCCGCCGTGTTTGACGCGCTGGAGTCGGACAGCGAGGTTTCTCGGAAGAAGGCGCTGGAACAGAAGCTGAACGAGCTGAAGAGGAAGTACGGCTTCACGGCGGAGGACTACAGAGACATCGAGAGGGTGGTGCTGCAGTCCGAGCCGCACCGCGCAGGGAGGCAGTGGAAGTTCGCCggctctttttattttgccatCACTGTCATCACCACGATTG GTTACGGCCACGCTGCTCCACGCACCGACGCTGGCAAGGCCTTCTGTATGTTTTACGCTGTCCTGGGCATCCCTCTGACCCTGGTCATGTTCCAGAGCCTGGGCGAGAGGATCAACACATTCGTCCGCTTCCTCCTGCGCAGAGCCAAGCAGGGCCTGGGCTTTCAGCAGACGGACGTGTCCATGGGGAACATGGTGCTGGTGGGCCTGTTGTCTTGCATGAGCACCCTGTGTGTCGGAGCTGCAGCCTTCTCCCACTTTGAGGACTGGACCTTCTTTAACGCTTACTACTACTGCTTCATCACGCTCACCACCATTGGGTTTGGGGATTTTGTGGCCTTACAGAAGACAGATGCTCTCCAGAAGCGACCCCGCTATGTGGCGTTTAGCTTCGTTTACATTTTGGTTGGGCTGACGGTCATTGGGGCTTTCCTTAACCTTGTTGTGCTGAGGTTTCTCACTGTTAGCACCGGGGAGCATGACGTGAAGCCTGAATCAAGGGAGGAGGAGATGCCTCAGGAGGTGCCGGAAGCAGAAACTGCTGATATAAGCTACAGAGACGGACACAACAGCTTGTGCAACCTGAGCCTTCCCATGCAGGGGGGCACCAGCTGTATGAATCTCCTCCCATGCCCTGCAGAGGAGTGCAGACTTGTTTTCCCTGAGCAGAAAAAGCTCTCTGAACACAGCAGACTCAGGGCCTTGCTCTCCTGCATCTGCTGTGATTTTTACGACCTCCCATCTCTGCCTCATCCTGACGAGGTGGGTGGCCACAGCAACCCCGTCTTTTACAACTCCATCTCCTACAGGGTGGAGCaggcctcctgcagctcatGCATCACTTCCTCACCGGCCTCCCCCAGCAGTGAGGCTCTCTGTACGGGCAAAAACAATCCCCACACCAGGAGGAAGTCATTATAA